The genomic window TGCCGCACTGCGTAAGAGGATTGTTGGCGCATCATTTCCTTTGCTACGCTCAGGAGGCAGACCATCAGAATGACACCGCTTGTCATTCCTTCGCCTTCTGTCATGCTGAGCGAAGCGAAGAATCTCAGGCTTGAGCAGGCAAAAAAAACCTTGCAATCCGCTTTGTTTTACGGATATAATGCCCAACTTACAAGGCAATTTTACAGAAACCAAAGGAGTCTCCAATGTCCAAACCGAGCTACAAAAAGCACCTGATATGGATTATACCGATAGTCGTTGTCGCGGGCGGCGCATTCTTCGGCTATAAGTACTGGAAGGCGAAGAAATACGCGCTGCCGGAGGGGATCGCCTCGGGTAACGGCCGAATCGAGAGCAAGCTGGTTGATGTCGCCGCCAAGGAACCGCTGAGGGTCAAGGAAGTCCTCGCCGATGAAGGTGATCGCGTCGAGCCGGGTCAGGTGCTGGTGAGGCTGGACACCATCACGCTGGATGCCGAATTGGCGAAGGCGAAGGCAAATGTCGCTGCCACGCAGGAGCGCCTGGCGATAGCCAACGCCGCAATCATCAGGCGGAAAAGCGAGATAGAGCTTGCCAAAATCGAGGTTGAGCGCACCCGAAAACTCGTTGAAGAACGCGCCGGCACCCAGCGGGAGTATGATGTCCGCAGGACGGAGCTGGAAACAACCACGGCTGCACTCGCAGAAGAGGAGGCGCGGCTGCAAACCGCCAAGCAGGAGGTCGAAGTGGCTCAGGCGAATGTGGCAACAATTCAGACCCGCATCGATGATGCAACACTCACCTCCCCGGTCCGCGGAAGGGTGCTGTATCGCCTGGCTGAACCTGGCGAAGTCCTTGCATCCGGCGGGAAAGCATTGACACTGGTGAATCTGAAAGATATCTATATGGAGATATTCCTTCCTGCACAACAGGCCGCCAAACTGAAGGTTGGAGCCGAAGGGAGGATTACCCTTGACCATGCCCCCGGCCGCGCGGCCGCCGGATATGTTAGCTTCGTGTCCCCGGAGGCGCAATTCACTCCCAAACAGGTCGAGACACGCAGCGAACGTGACAAGCTGATGTTCCGCGTCAAGATCCAGTTGCCTGAGGAGCTGGCCGTCTCTTACATGGATTACATCAAAACAGGCGTCAGGGGCGTTGGATACGTCAGGGTGGATGAATCTGCTTCCTGGCCGAACTGGCTGCAGAATCTCGTGACAGCGCCTCCAAAGATGTATGAACAACCCAGGGAGGTGCGTTGATGCGCAGCCATAACGATACAAAGCCTGAGATGCACAGAGGGGATTGGGTCATTACCGGTGCGGTTTTGCTTCTGACCATGGTCGTAACGCTGAGCGGGTGCGCCGTGGGCCCCGACTTTGTGAAACCGGAAGCCAGGGTTCAGGAAAGCTGGAGCGAGAAGGGCGATTCACGGGTTGCGACTCAGACCGCCGTTGATAGCCAGTGGTGGAAAGTCTTTCAGGACCCGACGTTCGATCAGCTCATCAAGCTCGCCTGCCAGCAAAACCTGCCGTTACAGATTACCGGTCTGAGAATTCTGGAAGCCCGCGCCCGGTTAGGCATTGCCATCGGCCGTCAGTTTCCCCAGCAACAAGAGGTATTTGGCGGTGTAACCAGGGAGGAGATCAGCGATAATGCGCCGAATAGTTCCTTCCGGGACCAAAATTATCTGGATTATCAGGTGGGCTTTGATGCGGTCTGGGAACTGGATTTCTGGGGCAAGTTTCGTCGGGACGTGCAAGCAGCCCATGCCACGCTGATCTCTTCGGAGGCCGACTACGACGACGCCCTTGTCTCGCTCACTGCGGAAGTCGCCCGCACCTATACGGTGATTCGAACCTTTGAGGTGCTCATTGAACTAACCAGAAAAAACGCCAAAGTTCAGGAGGAAGGGCTGGAGATTGCCGAGTCTCGCTTCCGTAATGGGGTCAACACGGAGCTGGATGTGGCCCAGGCCCGCACGTTACTGGAAAGTACCCGGGCTTCCATACCAACCCTGCAAAGCGGGCTGCGGCAGGCCCAGAATGCCCTGAGCACGTTGCTGGGGCAACCGCCAGGCGCAATTGAGGCCGTGCTGGATGGACACAAAGGAATTCCCACGGCGCCTGCAGAAGTGGCCATCAGCGTACCGGCTGAATTGCTGCGGCGGCGCCCGGATATCCGCAGCGCGGAGCTTTCCGCCGCTGCGCAGTGTGCCCGTATTGGCATTGCCAAAGCGGATCTCTATCCCAGCTTTTCGCTTTTGGGAGAGATCGGGTTTCAGAGCAGCAGTGAAGGCGGGGTTCAGTCCAACCGTGCAGACCTTGACAATCTGTTTGACTCAAGCAGCTTTTACTATGCCTTTGGCCCGCAGGTTAAGCTGCCCTTTTTCAATTACGGACGTATCGAGAACAATGTGCGCGTCCAGGACGCGCGGTTCCAGCAGTTGCTCGTCAACTACAAAAACACGGTGCTCAGGGCAGCCCAGGAATCGGAAGACGCCCTGATCGGCTTCCTTAAAGCCCAGGAAGCCACGGCCTTTGTGCAAAACTCCGCTCATGCCGCCCAGCGGTCGGTGGAGATAGCCCTGATTCAGTATCGGGAAGGAGCCGTGGACTATCAGCGCGTGCTGGATACGCAGCGCGCTTTATTGCAGGAGGAGATTCGTCTGGCCGAGACGCGCTCGTCCATTGCCACAAATTTGATTGCCCTTTACAAGGCGTTGGGCGGAGGGTGGGAATTGCGGCAGGGTCAATCCGTTATATCGGAAAGTATGCAAGCCGAGATGCAAAAGCGGACCGACTGGGGTAAGTTGTTGCCGCCGCCGTCACCAAAGCCGGAAAATTTAAATCCGCTGCCGGCCCGGGACGTACCGATTATAAAAAAACCTTACTGGTGATGACTTCTGCCGCTGATCTTCGCGTCATCCGCTTTAGAAGCCTGACGAAGGAGAGGCGATATAATAACGGTGCGATGTGTAAAATTGCATAGATGTGTAGGGATTTCAAAGTTGTTGCAGACAGAAGAGATTCTTCGTTCTCCATTGAAAAGTAGTACGCCGAATATTGAATATCGAACAAGGAATGTTAAATGACGAGGTATTTTTACTTCATTATTCGATATTCCTTGTTCTGCGGTTCGATGTTCTCTTTAAAATAAGCTGCCGAAGGCCTAATTCAAAGAAACTTATTAAATAAGTACACCAGCAAGTGTCATTGCGAGGGCGATAGCCCGAAGCAATCCCAGGATCTAGTATACAGACATATTAATTACGAATTATATATTGTGGACAATTATAGTTATATAGTGCTGCAAAACAGCATTTATATGTTTCGTTATTAATATGTCTGTACACTAGATTGCTTCGCTTCGCTCGCAATGACAACTTATTTAAGCGTTTACTATAGCTAATACTCAATAATTAGGAGGATATCTGATCCATGGCGTCTCCCGCCTCTCAATCAACTAGCGCGCCGGTGGTTTCCATAAAAGACGTTACCCATCGCTATGGAAGCGTTGTGGCGCTCGACGGCATTTCCCTTGATATTCCCAGCGGCCTCATGGTAGGCATCATCGGGCCTGACGGTGTCGGCAAGTCCACGCTTATGGCTATCGTTGCAGGATCCAAAAAATTGCAGGAGGGGAACGTGACTGTCCTGGGCGGCGATATCGCCGATGCCCGGCATCGGGGCGCCGTGTGCCCGCAGATTGCCTATATGCCCCAGGGACTGGGCAAGAACCTCTACCTGGAGCTCAGCGTTCATGAGAACGTTGACTTTATGGCAAGACTCTTCGGACTCTCAGCCGCGGAGCGTCCGACCCGCATTAAAGAGCTGCTTGATGCCACCGGACTCGGCCCGTTTCCCGAACGTCCCGCTGGCAAGCTCTCGGGCGGTATGAAACAAAAGGTAGGGCTCTGCGGCGCATTGGTTCACGAACCGGACCTGCTTATTCTCGACGAGCCGACTACTGGCGTTGACCCGCTCTCGCGGCGGCAATTCTGGACGCTCATTGACGACATTCGCAAGGGCCGCCCTGGCATGAGCGTCGTCATTTCCACTGCTTACATGGACGAGGCGCAACAGTGGGACTGGATCGTTGCAATGGATGCCGGCCGGGTGCTGGCGACAGGAACACCAGCGGAGCTGATGAAACGGACGAACACCAGGGATTTGGAGCAATGCTTCATCGCCCTGCTGCCGGAGGAGAAACGCGCCGGCCATAAAGAGATTACCATCCCGCCGCGCGTAGACGCCAAATCGGAGATCGTTATCGAGGCCAAAGACCTGACGCGCCGCTTTGGCAGCTTCACCGCGGTTGACCACGTCAGCCTGTCGATCGAACGCGGCG from Candidatus Brocadia sp. includes these protein-coding regions:
- a CDS encoding HlyD family efflux transporter periplasmic adaptor subunit, which translates into the protein MSKPSYKKHLIWIIPIVVVAGGAFFGYKYWKAKKYALPEGIASGNGRIESKLVDVAAKEPLRVKEVLADEGDRVEPGQVLVRLDTITLDAELAKAKANVAATQERLAIANAAIIRRKSEIELAKIEVERTRKLVEERAGTQREYDVRRTELETTTAALAEEEARLQTAKQEVEVAQANVATIQTRIDDATLTSPVRGRVLYRLAEPGEVLASGGKALTLVNLKDIYMEIFLPAQQAAKLKVGAEGRITLDHAPGRAAAGYVSFVSPEAQFTPKQVETRSERDKLMFRVKIQLPEELAVSYMDYIKTGVRGVGYVRVDESASWPNWLQNLVTAPPKMYEQPREVR
- a CDS encoding efflux transporter outer membrane subunit produces the protein MLLTMVVTLSGCAVGPDFVKPEARVQESWSEKGDSRVATQTAVDSQWWKVFQDPTFDQLIKLACQQNLPLQITGLRILEARARLGIAIGRQFPQQQEVFGGVTREEISDNAPNSSFRDQNYLDYQVGFDAVWELDFWGKFRRDVQAAHATLISSEADYDDALVSLTAEVARTYTVIRTFEVLIELTRKNAKVQEEGLEIAESRFRNGVNTELDVAQARTLLESTRASIPTLQSGLRQAQNALSTLLGQPPGAIEAVLDGHKGIPTAPAEVAISVPAELLRRRPDIRSAELSAAAQCARIGIAKADLYPSFSLLGEIGFQSSSEGGVQSNRADLDNLFDSSSFYYAFGPQVKLPFFNYGRIENNVRVQDARFQQLLVNYKNTVLRAAQESEDALIGFLKAQEATAFVQNSAHAAQRSVEIALIQYREGAVDYQRVLDTQRALLQEEIRLAETRSSIATNLIALYKALGGGWELRQGQSVISESMQAEMQKRTDWGKLLPPPSPKPENLNPLPARDVPIIKKPYW